The DNA segment GGACGAGAAGGTAAACATCCTCGACGAGGACGCCTTCGAGACGGCCCGCCGGCTGGCCCGGGAAGAGGGGATCTTCTGCGGCATGAGCTCCGGCGCCGCCGTTTTCGTGGCCCTGGAAAAGGCCCGGGAGATGGAGGAGGGAGTCGTCGTCGTCATTGTCCCCGACGGGGGGGAGCGGTATTTAAGCACCAGCCTGTTCGTGGACCGGGAAGAGACGACGCTGAAATTCTACAACACCCTGACACGGGAGAAGGAATTCTTCCGGCCGATCCGGCCGGACCTCGTCCTGATGCACTCCTGCGGTCCCACCGTGCACGACGTGCCCCACATCGGGAGCTACCGCCGCTTCGTCGTCTCCGATCTGATCCGCCGCTACCTGGCGTACAAGGGGTACCAGGTCAAGCACGTCATGAACATCGTGGACCTGGCGGACCGGTCCATCCGGGGGGCCGAGCGGGCGGGCATGGAGCTGGCGACCTACACGGAGCGGTGCATGCAGGCGTTTCTCCAGGGGCTCGACCGGCTCGGGATCACCCGCGACGAGGCCTTCCCCAGGGCCAGCGAAAACGTGGACGCCATGATCCAGCTCGTCGAGAAGCTGGTGGAGCGCGGATATGCCTACGAAAAACTGCGCTCCGTCTACTTCGACATCTCCAAGCTCGATGCCTACGGCCGCCTGTCCAACATCGACCTGGGCAAGGTCAAGCAGGGCAAGACGGTGGACCTGGACGAGTACGAGAAGGACAGCCCGGTGGACTTCACCCTCCTGAAGCGGTCCACCCTGGGCGAGTTGAAACGAGGGATCTACTACAAGACCCGCTGGGGGAACGTCCGGCCCAGCTGGCACCTGGAGTGTGCGGCGATCTCGCTGAAGTACCTGGCGGAGACCTTCGATATCCACGCCAGCGGCTCCGACATTGTCTTTCCCCACTGCGAGAATGTCTACGCCATCGGCCGCGCCTTTACGGGCAAGGCGCCGGCGAATTACTGGCTGAACACGGAGCTGGTGATGGTGGAGGCGAAGAAGATGTCCCGGTCCCAGGGAAACATCGTGACGCTCGAAGAGCTGGAGGCGCGGGGATACGGCGGCCGGGAGATCCGGCTTTTCCTCCTTGGCTCCCACTACCGGAAGCCCCTGAATTTCTCCTACGGAGCCCTCGACACGGCGCGGAACACCGTACGCCGCCTCGACGGATTCATCCAGCGGCTCCTCCGGTTCACGCCGGGGGCGGGTTTCCCGGACACGGACCAGAACATCTACGACATCAAGGAAGGCTTTGCCGCCGCCATGGACGACGACCTGAACATCTCCGTCGCGACGGCAGTCCTCTTCGAGTTCGTCCGCCGGATGAACATTCCCCTCTCCCAGGGGCTGCTGACCGAAAAGGAGAGGGACCGGGTGCTGGAGGTCCTCCGGAAGGT comes from the Syntrophales bacterium genome and includes:
- the cysS gene encoding cysteine--tRNA ligase; the protein is MDRSYPDILNLIGNTPLVEIRRLNPNPRVRILAKLESFNPGGSIKDRTALAMIEGAERRGELTRDKIILEATSGNTGIGLALIAAIKGYRICLVMSEAVSEERKRILKAMGAELMFTPAGLGTDGAIERGYQMVRDNPGKYYAPDQFNNPDNILAHYQGTAEEIWSQTEGSVTTVVCTLGTSGTAMGLSRRLKELNPAVRIVGVEPYLQHKIQGLKNMKESYTPGIYDRKMLDEKVNILDEDAFETARRLAREEGIFCGMSSGAAVFVALEKAREMEEGVVVVIVPDGGERYLSTSLFVDREETTLKFYNTLTREKEFFRPIRPDLVLMHSCGPTVHDVPHIGSYRRFVVSDLIRRYLAYKGYQVKHVMNIVDLADRSIRGAERAGMELATYTERCMQAFLQGLDRLGITRDEAFPRASENVDAMIQLVEKLVERGYAYEKLRSVYFDISKLDAYGRLSNIDLGKVKQGKTVDLDEYEKDSPVDFTLLKRSTLGELKRGIYYKTRWGNVRPSWHLECAAISLKYLAETFDIHASGSDIVFPHCENVYAIGRAFTGKAPANYWLNTELVMVEAKKMSRSQGNIVTLEELEARGYGGREIRLFLLGSHYRKPLNFSYGALDTARNTVRRLDGFIQRLLRFTPGAGFPDTDQNIYDIKEGFAAAMDDDLNISVATAVLFEFVRRMNIPLSQGLLTEKERDRVLEVLRKVDGVLGVMKYEEELLPEEAYRMIQERETLRRASQWAEADRIRGLLLEMGVEVSDTPDGVVWRLR